TGAGATTGCTTCGGCTTCGCCTCGCAATGACATTTTTGGGCGAGCCCTTAGTGTTTTGAATTTAAGTATTGGAATTTTGATATTGTTTAGGGTTTGGCTTTTAGTATTTAGAATTTCTATTCCAGAATAACTTCTGGCAACTATCGCTTTTGTAGACACAGTTGATGTAAAATGGGCGATGTGATATTTAAAAGAAGGAGGGTGTGAAATGCCTACGGCAAAGGTTGGCGATATAAATATCTACTATGAGAGCCAGGGCGATGGTGAACCAATATTGCTAATACAGGGCTATGGGCAGTACTCTGGACACTGGGAAACCCTGATTCCTCCCCTTTCTAAGGAGTATCGCGTGATTTCTTTTGACAACCGGGGTACCGGGCGGAGCGACAAGCCAGACATACCTTACACCATGAAGATGATGGCCGATGATGCCAAGGGATTGCTCGATGCCATCGGTGTTGACTCGGCACATGTTTTCGGCGTTTCTATGGGCGGCATGATCTCTCAGGAGTTTGCACTTAATCATCCTGACAAGTTGATAAGTCTCATACTGGGTTGCACCCAGTGTGGGGGAGAAAAAACGATATTGCCCTCCGAGGAGGCGCTGGCATTTCTTTTCAGCCCGGAGATGGCAAAATTGCCCGTGGAGGAGCGAGCCAGGCAGACGGCGCCCTGGCTGTGGACTCAGGAATTCATCGATAAATATCCTGAGGCTGTTGAATTTTATGTAGCCATCACCTCGAAATATCCCACGCCGACTCATGGCTATGCATGCCAGGCACAGGCAATAATTGGTCATGATACCTATGAGCGGCTGCCCCAAATAGAGGCTCCAACTTTGGTTATAGCCGGCGATGCTGACAGGCTGATTCCAGTCGAGAACTCGAGGGTTCTAGCTTCCAGAATACCAAATGCTGAGCTGGTTATACTGGAAAATGCAGGTCATGGTTTCTTCGGTGACGCCGCGGACGAATCCACAAAGGCAATACTCGATTTTCTGAGGCGGCACCCGAAGGGCAAGAAAAAAGCCTAGAGGTTGAACATCCTGTTGAGTGGTCGCTCGGCGTGCCTCATTCCCTTTTCTTAAGCCAGGGGATGAACATGGGCACCCTTTTCTTGTATTCCAGGTATTCCCTGCCGAACTTTTTCTCCATCTCCTTTTCTTCAATAGCTTTAATGTAGAGGACGTTGATCACTATGAACAGCGGGGTGAAGATGAAGATGAGTGACAATGAGCCGAGCAGTACCCCCAGCCCGAGCATGAAGATAAACAGGCCAAGCAATATAGGGTTTCTGATATGGGCGTAGAGTCCACTGGTAATCAGCTTCGGCGGCGGGTTGAAGGGTACGGGTGTACCTCTGGTGCTAAAGAAGGCTATGACCGGCCAGAACATGATGAGGAAGCCAGGAACCGTAATAAGCCAGCCCAGCACCAGGCTCCACAACGACGGGCTGAAATGGAGACAGGCAAGCCATTTGTCCAGCCATAATGCGGCGAAGATGAAGAGGACTACGATGCCGAAGAAGATAACCAGAGCTATCGGCATTATACGCATTCTACGCTTAATGCCTCCGGTGGCTACCCTGTAGACATAATCGGCATATCTATCCCAGATGCTCATTTCTGTTATCCTTTCAGCGTTGTCTCGGTGTGTGTTATAGTTAATGTAGGGACAAGCCTTTAGGCTTGTCCGAAAACATTATATACAATTTCACGGGCAGACCTGAAGGTCCGCCCCTACATAAATTTGTTTGACAGTCAGGTGACATAGGCGTATCATCGGGACGCTAATCATTTGGGAGGTAAGATGGCACGCGTAAAATTAGTTGAGAAAGAACAAGCCGATGAAGTTATTAAAGAGATGTTCCAGAAATTGGAAGACCGTAGAGTTCCCGTACTCAA
This window of the Chloroflexota bacterium genome carries:
- a CDS encoding isoprenylcysteine carboxylmethyltransferase family protein, with the translated sequence MSIWDRYADYVYRVATGGIKRRMRIMPIALVIFFGIVVLFIFAALWLDKWLACLHFSPSLWSLVLGWLITVPGFLIMFWPVIAFFSTRGTPVPFNPPPKLITSGLYAHIRNPILLGLFIFMLGLGVLLGSLSLIFIFTPLFIVINVLYIKAIEEKEMEKKFGREYLEYKKRVPMFIPWLKKRE
- a CDS encoding alpha/beta hydrolase codes for the protein MPTAKVGDINIYYESQGDGEPILLIQGYGQYSGHWETLIPPLSKEYRVISFDNRGTGRSDKPDIPYTMKMMADDAKGLLDAIGVDSAHVFGVSMGGMISQEFALNHPDKLISLILGCTQCGGEKTILPSEEALAFLFSPEMAKLPVEERARQTAPWLWTQEFIDKYPEAVEFYVAITSKYPTPTHGYACQAQAIIGHDTYERLPQIEAPTLVIAGDADRLIPVENSRVLASRIPNAELVILENAGHGFFGDAADESTKAILDFLRRHPKGKKKA